One window from the genome of Gammaproteobacteria bacterium encodes:
- a CDS encoding GGDEF domain-containing protein, whose protein sequence is MIRANTIGQENMSTDAPKCEQHYDLFVKLTEQRDFESLNSAFLDVLSTVLPGLRARLYTKRGAPVERDKSGASGLIPVDGALEPLVDEDLLSQLTLAAPAVSGTEGSRRMRTAFPIPSGTELGGALVVEGGTIAQPLLLKSLLAIYTNQAFLLHNGSTDALTGLYNRQAFDKMMGKVLSQPPAAGRRKEDEESTTWGFALFDIDHFKRINDRFGHLYGDEVLLLFAKVMTDTFRSEDMMFRYGGEEFAVALRNVNIDTAHSALERFRSNVEHFSFPQVGQVTVSVGYTCIDAHYPLPTVTEHADKALYFAKENGRNQVRCYEALLSEGLLAGDDDEDDGIDLF, encoded by the coding sequence ATGATTCGAGCCAACACCATCGGCCAAGAAAACATGTCCACGGACGCACCGAAATGCGAACAGCACTACGATCTGTTCGTGAAACTGACGGAACAGCGCGATTTCGAGTCGCTGAACAGCGCCTTTCTGGACGTGCTCAGCACGGTATTGCCCGGACTTCGGGCCCGTCTCTACACCAAGCGCGGGGCACCGGTGGAGCGCGACAAAAGCGGCGCCAGCGGCCTGATCCCGGTGGACGGGGCGCTGGAACCCCTCGTCGACGAAGACCTGCTGTCCCAACTCACTCTCGCGGCACCCGCCGTGAGCGGCACCGAGGGCTCACGGCGGATGCGTACCGCCTTCCCCATCCCCTCGGGCACCGAACTGGGCGGCGCATTGGTGGTGGAAGGCGGCACCATCGCACAGCCCCTGCTGTTGAAATCACTGCTGGCCATTTACACCAACCAGGCTTTTCTGCTGCACAACGGCAGCACAGATGCCCTGACCGGGCTATACAACCGCCAGGCGTTCGACAAGATGATGGGCAAGGTGCTCAGCCAGCCACCCGCGGCCGGCCGGCGCAAAGAAGACGAAGAAAGCACCACCTGGGGCTTCGCCTTGTTCGATATTGACCATTTCAAGCGCATCAACGACCGCTTTGGTCATTTGTACGGCGACGAGGTTTTACTGTTGTTCGCCAAAGTCATGACTGACACCTTCCGCTCGGAAGACATGATGTTTCGTTATGGCGGCGAGGAATTCGCCGTGGCACTGCGCAATGTGAACATCGACACGGCACACAGCGCCCTGGAGCGCTTTCGCAGCAATGTGGAACATTTCTCCTTCCCCCAGGTGGGCCAGGTCACCGTCAGCGTCGGCTATACCTGCATCGACGCCCACTACCCCTTGCCCACCGTCACCGAACACGCCGACAAAGCCCTGTATTTCGCCAAGGAGAACGGCCGCAACCAGGTGCGCTGTTATGAGGCGTTGTTAAGCGAAGGCCTGCTGGCCGGCGACGACGACGAAGACGACGGGATCGATCTGTTCTGA
- a CDS encoding tetratricopeptide repeat protein: MSLLLEALKRAEQDHVAAHAEQEPLCPPADPLEHQSVDEALELDLALDAAPGGLLEPAVALELEPPWQEPVPAAAAAGAAEVEDFSEPEPEPEPEPEPEPEPEPEPEPEPSAMTPGAALPPSPPPDAAPAPQGDPQAAARLLAAGRAPALRGRRWRLLGLFCGALALGGGLTGYYYYSLATFQAPQLFLPAAPPETGLPPLESAGPGAEREDGATPTAAPGPAPEPGVSATTPVAPARAKAPPRAAVQGTAPGTPRPTAKAPVPAAPRSSAVMPASRPAPAPGPATPPPATAAERTVQVTRSPSGAVLHAWLMEAYEAFKGGDDETAAARYLRVLGVQARNRDALMGLAAIAARQGRGEEAASYYRRVLEQDPFDEQARAGLLLSGGAAGADNESEIKALLMGQPDAPYLHFALGNVYAARQRWALAAEAYQQALALAPRQADYAYNLAVSVDHLGRPAEALHYYQTALRLGGTGGAAFEAAAVRQRIAALSEVQPGAEPPP; this comes from the coding sequence ATGAGTCTGCTGCTGGAGGCCCTCAAGCGGGCGGAACAAGACCATGTTGCGGCCCATGCCGAACAGGAGCCCTTGTGTCCCCCCGCGGATCCCCTGGAACACCAGAGCGTGGACGAGGCGCTGGAGTTGGATCTGGCCCTGGACGCGGCGCCGGGTGGCCTGCTGGAACCGGCCGTTGCCCTGGAGCTGGAGCCGCCCTGGCAGGAGCCGGTGCCTGCCGCGGCCGCGGCGGGTGCGGCGGAAGTGGAGGATTTCTCCGAGCCCGAACCGGAGCCCGAACCGGAGCCCGAACCGGAGCCCGAACCGGAGCCCGAACCGGAGCCGGAGCCGTCGGCCATGACTCCCGGTGCTGCGCTGCCGCCCTCACCGCCGCCCGATGCAGCTCCGGCGCCGCAAGGCGATCCCCAGGCCGCGGCCCGGCTGCTGGCGGCCGGCCGGGCCCCGGCGCTGAGGGGGCGGCGCTGGCGTCTGCTGGGGCTGTTTTGCGGGGCGCTGGCGCTGGGGGGAGGGCTGACCGGCTACTACTATTATTCTCTGGCGACTTTCCAGGCGCCGCAGTTGTTCCTGCCGGCTGCCCCGCCGGAGACGGGCCTGCCTCCCCTTGAGTCAGCCGGTCCCGGCGCCGAACGGGAGGACGGGGCAACCCCGACCGCCGCTCCGGGGCCCGCCCCTGAGCCCGGTGTTTCCGCCACGACCCCGGTGGCCCCCGCCCGTGCCAAAGCGCCGCCCCGGGCTGCCGTCCAAGGGACGGCGCCGGGCACGCCCCGTCCCACTGCCAAAGCGCCGGTGCCGGCCGCGCCCCGGTCCAGTGCCGTGATGCCCGCAAGCCGCCCCGCGCCGGCGCCCGGCCCGGCAACGCCACCGCCGGCCACCGCGGCGGAGCGCACTGTCCAGGTCACCCGCAGCCCGAGCGGTGCGGTCCTGCACGCCTGGCTGATGGAGGCTTACGAGGCGTTCAAGGGGGGTGATGACGAGACGGCCGCCGCGCGCTACCTGCGGGTGCTGGGGGTCCAGGCCCGCAATCGTGATGCCCTCATGGGGCTGGCGGCCATTGCCGCCCGCCAGGGCCGCGGCGAAGAAGCGGCAAGCTATTACCGCCGGGTGCTGGAGCAGGATCCCTTCGACGAACAGGCCCGGGCGGGTCTGCTGCTCAGCGGCGGCGCGGCGGGGGCGGACAACGAAAGCGAGATCAAGGCCCTGCTTATGGGCCAGCCCGATGCGCCCTATCTGCACTTTGCGCTGGGCAATGTGTACGCGGCCCGGCAGCGCTGGGCCCTGGCCGCCGAGGCCTATCAGCAGGCCCTGGCGCTGGCGCCGCGCCAGGCGGATTACGCCTACAACCTGGCGGTGAGTGTGGACCATCTGGGCCGCCCGGCCGAGGCGCTGCATTATTATCAGACCGCTTTGCGGCTGGGCGGGACCGGTGGTGCGGCCTTCGAGGCGGCGGCGGTGCGCCAGCGTATCGCCGCCCTGTCTGAAGTGCAACCGGGCGCGGAGCCCCCGCCGTGA
- a CDS encoding type II/IV secretion system protein, with product MNATVQAPPKPGRRIGDLLIDKGVLTPDQLRIALKEQKRRREPLGKIIVELGFATEAIMRDALGEALGQESVELAKVVVDADALKLISKDVARRFRVVPVSLSRDGQTLTLAMADTQNVLATDRLRTLLGGRVDIKPVLASESEIDTAIDQFYGHDLSLDGILHELETGQIDYDSLDGASDEYSHPLVRLVDAILSDAVKKGASDIHLEPEQGFLRIRYRIDGVLHQVRSLHRDYWSGIAVRLKVMSGMDIAETRAPQDGRISLTLVGRPVDFRVSAHPTTWGENIVLRVLDRSKGIVALDRLGLTRQALSTLQLMIARPEGMLLVTGPTGSGKTTTLYSILNFVSSETINIMTLEDPVEYPLPLIRQTSVNEVSKLSFANGIRSMMRQDPDVILVGEIRDQDTAEMALRAAMTGHQVLSTLHTNSAIGAIPRLLDLGILPDVLAGNLIGIVAQRLVRRLCPQCKQPVSPGAVERRLLGVNESEEVTMYQAKGCEACHHFGYRGRLSVVEILRMDSELDELVSRRASWRELHEAALARGFVPLAEDAVRRVLDGSTTLDEVSRAVDLTTRLASA from the coding sequence GTGAACGCGACGGTCCAAGCCCCGCCCAAGCCCGGTCGCCGCATTGGCGATTTGTTGATTGACAAGGGCGTGCTCACGCCGGATCAGCTCCGTATCGCCCTGAAAGAGCAAAAGCGCCGCCGCGAGCCTTTGGGCAAGATCATCGTCGAGCTGGGTTTTGCCACCGAAGCCATCATGCGGGACGCCCTGGGCGAGGCCCTGGGGCAGGAAAGCGTGGAACTCGCCAAAGTGGTGGTGGACGCCGACGCGCTGAAGCTGATCAGCAAAGACGTGGCGCGGCGTTTCCGGGTGGTGCCGGTGAGCCTCAGCCGCGACGGCCAGACCCTCACTTTGGCCATGGCCGACACCCAGAACGTGCTGGCCACCGACCGGCTGCGCACCCTGCTGGGGGGACGGGTGGACATCAAGCCGGTGCTGGCCAGCGAGTCGGAGATCGACACCGCCATCGACCAGTTCTACGGCCACGACCTGTCCCTGGACGGTATTCTCCACGAACTGGAAACCGGCCAGATTGACTACGACAGCCTGGACGGGGCCAGCGACGAATACAGCCATCCCCTGGTGCGGCTGGTGGATGCGATTTTGTCCGATGCGGTGAAAAAAGGCGCCTCGGACATTCATCTGGAACCGGAGCAGGGCTTTTTGCGCATCCGCTACCGCATCGACGGTGTTTTGCACCAGGTGCGCAGTCTGCACCGGGACTACTGGTCCGGCATTGCCGTGCGGCTCAAAGTCATGTCGGGCATGGACATCGCCGAGACCCGCGCGCCCCAGGACGGCCGCATCTCCCTGACCCTCGTGGGCCGGCCGGTGGACTTTCGCGTCTCGGCCCACCCCACCACCTGGGGCGAGAACATCGTGCTCCGGGTGCTGGACCGCAGCAAGGGTATTGTCGCCCTGGACCGGCTGGGCCTGACCCGCCAGGCCCTGTCCACTTTGCAGCTCATGATCGCCCGGCCCGAGGGGATGTTGTTGGTCACCGGCCCCACCGGCAGCGGCAAGACCACCACCCTTTATTCCATTTTGAATTTTGTGAGCAGCGAAACCATCAACATCATGACCCTGGAAGACCCGGTGGAGTACCCCCTGCCCCTGATCCGCCAGACCTCGGTCAACGAAGTCTCCAAACTGAGTTTCGCCAACGGCATCCGCTCCATGATGCGCCAGGATCCGGATGTGATCCTGGTAGGGGAAATCCGTGACCAGGACACCGCGGAAATGGCGCTGCGCGCCGCCATGACCGGGCACCAGGTGCTGTCCACCTTGCACACCAATTCTGCCATCGGCGCCATTCCCCGGCTGTTGGATTTGGGCATCCTGCCCGACGTGCTGGCGGGGAATCTGATCGGCATCGTCGCCCAGCGCCTGGTGCGGCGGCTGTGTCCCCAGTGCAAACAGCCGGTCTCACCCGGGGCGGTGGAGCGCCGCCTGCTGGGTGTGAATGAAAGCGAAGAGGTGACGATGTATCAGGCGAAAGGCTGTGAAGCCTGCCACCACTTTGGCTACCGCGGGCGGCTGTCGGTGGTGGAAATCCTGCGCATGGACAGCGAGTTGGACGAGTTGGTCTCGCGCCGCGCCAGCTGGCGCGAACTGCACGAAGCGGCGCTGGCCCGGGGTTTCGTGCCCCTGGCGGAAGACGCCGTGCGGCGGGTGCTGGACGGTTCCACCACCTTGGACGAAGTGTCCCGTGCCGTGGATCTCACCACCCGCCTGGCGTCCGCCTGA
- the mshL gene encoding pilus (MSHA type) biogenesis protein MshL — MALFSLGLLALGLAACASVSHSPPAASRHLEPPAPEEGAIPSPVTRPSLLTPPEPREPLDTYTLIATDVPLKEVLFALARDAGLDVDIHPGVSGRVTLNAYDETLPNILDRIARQRPVRFERRGKTLLVMPDAPYLHSYRIDYVNMSRVNASRVAVATQIATTGQGAGEDSGGGGAGNNNSTTEVSSASKHAFWDTLAANVRALLGESATDGAAGASSVIVNKEAGILTARATARQHRQIQAYLDQVLAQSQRQVLIEATVVEVVLNDRYQLGVDWARLANTAGNGFDFTQSLLGVDLVDPPFFRVGYLRANGKESGTLSATVRMLKEFGDVKVLSSPKIMALNNQTALLKVVDNLVYFTLEAETTTGQTTTTTTFTSTLHTVPVGFVMSVTPQVSRTDYVTLNVRPTISRVTGYVNDPNPALAAVDVQSRVPQVQVREIDSVLRVLSGQTAVLGGLIQDDVDRNTQGVPLLSSLPALGHLFKYKNDRVRKSELVIFLRPRVIRHPSLSRDLADFAAFLPRAGAVGRSRGEQP, encoded by the coding sequence ATTGCGCTTTTCAGCCTTGGCTTGCTGGCGTTGGGGCTGGCCGCCTGCGCCAGCGTATCCCATTCCCCCCCGGCCGCCTCCCGGCATCTGGAGCCGCCCGCCCCGGAGGAGGGCGCCATTCCCTCTCCTGTCACCCGGCCTTCCCTGCTGACGCCGCCCGAACCCAGGGAACCGCTGGACACCTACACCCTGATCGCCACCGACGTGCCCTTGAAGGAGGTTTTGTTCGCCCTGGCGCGGGATGCGGGCCTGGATGTGGATATTCATCCCGGGGTGAGCGGCCGGGTGACGCTCAATGCCTACGATGAAACCCTGCCCAACATTCTTGACCGCATCGCCCGCCAGCGTCCCGTGCGCTTCGAGCGCCGCGGCAAAACCCTCCTGGTGATGCCCGATGCGCCTTATCTTCACAGCTATAGAATCGACTATGTAAACATGAGCCGGGTCAACGCCAGCCGCGTCGCGGTGGCCACGCAGATCGCCACCACCGGCCAGGGCGCGGGGGAAGACAGCGGAGGCGGCGGCGCCGGCAACAACAACTCCACCACAGAGGTGAGCAGCGCCTCCAAACACGCGTTTTGGGACACCCTGGCGGCCAATGTGCGGGCCTTGCTGGGCGAGTCCGCGACCGACGGTGCGGCGGGTGCCTCTTCTGTCATCGTCAACAAAGAGGCCGGTATCCTGACGGCGCGGGCCACGGCCCGCCAGCACCGGCAGATTCAGGCGTATCTCGACCAAGTATTGGCGCAGTCCCAGCGCCAGGTGCTCATCGAGGCCACCGTGGTGGAAGTGGTGCTCAATGACCGCTACCAGCTGGGGGTGGACTGGGCCCGCCTGGCCAACACCGCCGGCAACGGTTTTGATTTTACCCAATCTCTGCTGGGGGTGGACTTGGTGGACCCGCCCTTCTTTCGGGTGGGCTATCTGCGGGCCAACGGCAAGGAATCCGGCACCCTGTCTGCCACCGTGCGCATGCTCAAAGAATTCGGTGACGTGAAAGTCCTTTCCAGCCCCAAAATCATGGCGCTGAACAATCAGACGGCCTTGCTCAAAGTGGTGGACAATCTGGTGTATTTCACCCTGGAGGCCGAGACCACCACCGGGCAGACCACCACCACGACCACCTTTACCAGCACTTTGCACACCGTGCCTGTGGGCTTCGTGATGAGTGTCACCCCCCAGGTCAGCCGCACGGATTACGTCACCCTCAATGTGCGGCCCACCATCTCCAGGGTGACCGGCTATGTCAACGATCCCAACCCGGCCCTGGCGGCGGTGGATGTGCAAAGCCGCGTGCCGCAGGTCCAGGTCCGAGAGATCGATTCCGTGCTCCGGGTCCTCAGCGGCCAGACCGCCGTGCTGGGTGGTTTGATCCAGGACGATGTGGATCGCAACACCCAGGGGGTGCCCCTGCTGTCTTCCCTGCCGGCGCTGGGCCATTTGTTCAAGTACAAAAACGACCGCGTGCGCAAGTCCGAGCTGGTGATTTTCCTGCGTCCCCGGGTGATCCGCCACCCCAGCCTGAGCCGCGATCTGGCGGACTTTGCCGCTTTCCTGCCGCGCGCCGGCGCCGTCGGGCGCAGCCGGGGTGAGCAGCCATGA
- a CDS encoding OmpA family protein, translating into MMTKQYGLLLATAMLLAPALAQADELDARWYLAPGASYIFADDDRQADDGPGFQLGIGKAVSQHWNLELNGVYDQLDLSTGGGQYEQTGLGLDGLFFFDRSGAFNPYLVLGAGALKTELGGTDSTNLMANAGAGFMARLNDYGLALRADARYRLDNDDSSLASEDRFGDWLLNLGLAVPLGAKARPAPPDSDGDGVVDSQDQCANTPPGTAVDTRGCIPDSDGDGVIDTMDRCPGTPTGTKVDATGCETDSDGDGIMDSKDRCPNSPPGTKVDATGCEMDSDGDGIMDSKDRCPNSPPDAKVDATGCEVDSDGDGLVDSKDRCPHSPVGAKVDARGCEIPAVITLKGVTFNTNSAELTEDSLSVLDEAAATLRSHPELVVEVAGHTDNRGNHRYNVQLSQRRAEAVRAYLVSQGANGARLSAKGYGPDQAVADNGTAAGRAANRRVELRILGGR; encoded by the coding sequence ATGATGACAAAACAATATGGCTTATTGCTCGCCACCGCCATGCTGCTCGCCCCGGCCCTGGCCCAGGCAGACGAACTGGATGCGCGCTGGTACCTCGCTCCCGGCGCCAGCTACATCTTCGCCGACGATGACCGCCAGGCCGACGACGGCCCCGGTTTCCAACTGGGCATCGGCAAGGCCGTCAGCCAACATTGGAACCTCGAACTCAACGGCGTCTACGACCAACTGGACCTGAGCACCGGCGGCGGCCAATACGAGCAAACCGGGCTGGGCCTGGACGGCCTGTTCTTTTTTGACCGCAGCGGCGCTTTCAATCCCTATCTGGTGCTGGGCGCGGGGGCCTTGAAGACCGAACTGGGTGGCACCGACAGCACCAATCTCATGGCCAACGCCGGCGCCGGTTTTATGGCGCGCCTCAACGATTACGGCCTGGCCCTGCGCGCCGACGCCCGCTACCGCCTGGACAATGACGACAGCAGCCTCGCTTCCGAAGACCGCTTCGGCGACTGGCTGCTCAACCTCGGCCTGGCCGTGCCCCTGGGGGCCAAGGCCCGGCCCGCGCCCCCGGACAGCGACGGCGACGGCGTGGTGGACAGCCAGGATCAATGTGCCAACACCCCCCCCGGCACGGCGGTGGACACCCGGGGCTGCATTCCTGACAGCGACGGCGATGGCGTGATCGACACGATGGACCGCTGCCCGGGCACCCCCACGGGCACCAAAGTGGACGCCACCGGCTGCGAGACGGACAGCGACGGCGACGGCATCATGGACAGCAAAGACCGCTGCCCCAACAGCCCGCCGGGAACCAAAGTGGACGCCACGGGCTGCGAAATGGACAGCGACGGCGACGGCATCATGGACAGCAAAGACCGCTGCCCCAACAGCCCGCCGGACGCCAAGGTGGACGCCACCGGCTGTGAAGTGGACAGCGACGGCGACGGACTGGTGGACAGCAAAGACCGCTGTCCCCACTCACCCGTGGGCGCCAAGGTGGACGCCAGGGGCTGTGAGATTCCTGCGGTAATCACCCTCAAAGGGGTGACCTTCAACACCAACTCGGCGGAGCTGACGGAAGATTCCCTGAGTGTGCTGGACGAGGCCGCCGCGACCTTGCGGTCCCATCCGGAGCTGGTGGTGGAGGTGGCCGGGCACACCGACAATCGCGGCAATCATCGCTACAACGTCCAATTGTCGCAACGCCGCGCCGAGGCGGTCCGCGCCTACCTCGTCTCCCAAGGCGCCAACGGCGCCAGGCTGAGCGCCAAAGGCTACGGGCCCGACCAGGCCGTGGCCGACAACGGCACCGCCGCAGGCCGTGCGGCCAACCGCCGGGTTGAGCTGCGCATTCTGGGCGGGCGATGA